A genome region from Anopheles stephensi strain Indian chromosome 2, UCI_ANSTEP_V1.0, whole genome shotgun sequence includes the following:
- the LOC118506063 gene encoding antigen 5 like allergen Cul n 1-like translates to MQLLAIYWALLLMATGRGSMAFDYCAASKELCPLIPGARHVVCNGRKFSPACKDPKLIKMKPEYRTQILEFHNRLRNNLACGYFHRYAEASSMEQLHWDNKLARMAEYNARTCSFEHDQCRNTRKFRTVGQNLAINWFYGMNVTVSQALEKFQRHWFLEYGKGRQKLLDRYSKHSMQAGIGHFTQMIHANTQYLGCAMVRFRGTQQGFPVTQYYLVCNYSEGNLYERPVYRKGKRCSKCKYGCSNDTSYRCLCRSYVRN, encoded by the exons ATGCAACTCCTGGCAATCTACTGGGCGTTGCTACTGATGGCGACTGGTCGCGGTAGCATGGCGTTCGATTACTGCGCTGCCTCGAAGGAGCTCTGTCCACTGATACCTGGCGCCCGTCACGTCGTGTGCAATGGGAGGAAGTTTTCGCCCGCTTGCAAAGATCCCAAACTGATCAAAATGAAGCCCGAGTATCGGACACAGATACTGGAGTTTCACAACCGATTGCGGAACAATCTTGCGTGTGGATACTTTCACCGGTACGCAGAAGCGAGCTCGATGGAGCAGTTG CACTGGGATAATAAGCTGGCCCGTATGGCAGAATACAATGCACGAACGTGCAGCTTTGAGCACGATCAGTGTCGGAACACGCGCAAGTTTCGTACCGTCGGCCAAAATCTCGCCATCAATTGGTTCTACGGCATGAACGTGACCGTGTCGCAGGCGCTGGAAAAGTTTCAACGCCACTGGTTCCTGGAGTATGGCAAGGGTCGCCAGAAACTGCTCGATCGCTACTCCAAACACTCGATGCAGGCCGGCATAGGACACTTCACACAGATGATACACGCAAATACGCAGTACTTGGGATGTGCGATGGTACGCTTCCGAGGGACCCAGCAAGGCTTTCCGGTGACACAGTACTATCTGGTATGCAACTATTCCGAGGGCAATCTGTACGAGCGGCCCGTCTACCGGAAGGGCAAACGGTGCAGCAAATGCAAGTACGGATGCTCCAACGACACGTCCTACCGCTGTCTATGCCGATCGTACGTGCGGAACTAG